GGAAGATGTCGTCGGCGTCGAAGTGCCGGGCGAGGCCCTTGCGGCACAGCGCGCCGAGCGGGATCTCCAGCGTGGAGCCGTCGGGGAGCGCACGCCGGTACACGTCGGTGACGTGGTGGTAAGGCCCCGCCACGACGGCCGTGATGTACGTCGAGATCGACCTGGTCCCGGCGAAGGTCCACACACCGGTCTCGGCACCCGACCCGGTCGTCTCACCGTTGCTCCACACCGTCCAGCCCGCCGGCGCGGTCACATGGAAGCTGAACGGCGCCTTCAGATCGGGCTGCTCGAAGTTGGCGAAGACGCGGCGCGCGTCGGCCGGCTCGTACTGCGTGTAGAGATAGACCTCGCCGTCCTCCGGGTCGACGAATCGGTGCATGCCCTCGCCCGTACGGCTGTAGGCGCACCGCGCGTCCACGACCAGCACGTTCTCCTCTGCCAGCCCGTACAGCGCGATGCGCGAGCCGTCGAACACGACGGACGGGTCCAGCGGGCGGCCGTTCAGGGTCAGCGACGTGACGCTCGGCGCCACCAGATCGACGAAGGTCGCCACACCCGGCCGCGCCGACCGGAAGTGGATCGTCGTCACGGAGCGGAAGGTGCGGGGCGCGCCCGGCCCGTCCGCCGGGGCCCCGTCCGAGGTGTCGCCCGGCGCATCACCCGAGGCATCACCCGGCGCCTCGCCGACCGCCGAGCGCAGGTCGAGCGCGACCTCGTACCGGTCGACGGACAGCAGCTCGGCCCGCTCGCGGGCCTCGTCGCGGGACAGGTTCTCACCGGGCACGGACACTCCTAGGTGCGTGTTTTTACCTACAACGGTTCGAATTCTCCCACGGGGCATCGTGTCCGACGGCTGCCGGGAATGACTCCGGCGACCGGCGGCGTTGCTCCGTACGGTGCCCATAGTTGGTCCGCAGCCCTTTCTTTTTCTAGGAGAGACACGCCCATGAGTGAAACGAGTGCCAGGACGCCCGTCGACTTCTGGTTCGACCCGATCTGTCCATGGGCCTGGATGACGTCCCGCTGGATGCTGGAGGTCGAGAAGGTCAGGAACGTCGAGGTCAACTGGCACGTCATGAGCCTGGCCGTGCTGAACGAGGACAAGCTCGACGAGCTTCCCGAGCGGTACCGGGAGGGTATGAAGGCCGCCTGGGCCCCGGTCCGCGTCGTGATCGCAGCCCAGCAGCTGCACGGCGACGAGGTCGTCGGCAAGCTCTACACCGCGCTCGGTACCCGTATCCACAACGGCGGGGAGGGCAACGAGCGCGGCACCATCGTCGCGGCGCTGGCCGATGTCGGCCTGCCTGCGGACCTCATCGACTACGCGGACAAGGACACGTACGACTCCGAGCTGCGCGCCTCCCACAAGGAGGGCATCGACAAGGTCGGCCAGGAGGTCGGCACCCCGGTGATCGCGGTCCCCGGCTCCGACGGCGAGCAGATCGCCTTCTTCGGCCCGGTCGTGACCCCCGCCCCCAAGGGGGAGGAGGCCGCCCAGCTGTGGGACGGCACGCTGATGGTCGCCTCGATCCCCGGTTTCTACGAGATCAAGCGCACCCGTACGCAGGGCCCGATCTTCGACTGACCGGCGGCCCGAGCGGTCGGATTCCCCGCCGAGCCCACGAGCCCGTCGCGGCGCCGGCCGGTGACTTAGGGCACATGGAAGGACCCTCGCGAGTCATGTCCTCGCGAGGGTCCTTCGTCATTCCGTCCGCAGGTGAAGGCTGAGAAGACGATCACGAGCAGGACGCCTGTGGGGGTGGCGGCGCAGGTCAGGGCGCCAGGAGCAGGACGTCGTCCCGCTCCTTCGCCGCCGCGTAACGCCTGGCCACGTCCTGCCAGTTCACGACGCGCCACATCGCCTCGATGAAGTCCACCTTCTGGTTCTTGTACTGGAGGTAGAAGGCGTGCTCCCAGGCGTCGAAGACCAGGACCGGCACGGATCCCTGCCCCACGTTGCCCTGGTGGTCGTAGACCTGCTCCACGATCAGCCTGCCGCTGACCGGCTCGTACGCCAGGACGCCCCAGCCGGAGCCCTGCGTCGTCGCCGCGGCCTTCGTGAGCTGGGCCTTGAATCCGGCGAACGAGCCGAACGACGCGGTGATCGCGTCGGCGAGATCGCCCACACCGTCGGCCGCCAGCGGCTCGCCGCCGCCGTTGTCGCCCGTCATGTTGTGCCAGTAGATCGAATGGAGGATGTGGCCGGAGAGATGGAACGCGAGGCTCTTCTGGAGGCCGTTGATCGCGCCCCAGGATTCCTTGTCGCGTGCCTCGTCCAACTGCTCCAGGGTGTCGTTCGCGCCCTTCACGTACGCGGCGTGGTGCTTGTCGTGGTGCAGCTCGATGATCTGCGGGTTGATGACCGGTTCGAGCGCCGCGTAGTCGTAGGGGAGTTCGGGGAGTGTGTAGATGGCCATGGGCGAGCCCTCCTGCTGCTTATTGCACATCCTATGCAACTGCACGCTAACAGCAAGAGGGCTCGGTGTTGATCAGCCGTTGGTCCTAGGGCCGGCGCGCCGGCTCAGGCCTCCGCCCCGTCCCGCGCCATCGCCGCGATGTCCGGGTAGTCCGTCACCACGGCGTCCACGCCGCGGCCGAAGTGCAGCGCGTACTCGGCGAAGGCGTCACCGAACGCGTTCGGGTCGGTCCCGCGACGGAACGCCGCCGGCAGGTACTGGTTCTCCGCGCGGAAGGTGTACGCGCCGACCTTCAGGCCCGCCCGGTGCGCATCGGCCAGCAGGGTGAACGGCTCCACGACGGACGACTTGTCGGGCCCGATCCAGTCCGCGTACCGCGCGATCCTCCGCAGCCCCTCCGGCGTCATCATGTCCTTGTACGTCGTGGGGTCGCCCGCCGCGACGTGGTCGTACGGCGCGCCCGTCGTGCCCAGCGCCTGCCAGAGCGGCAGCCGCAGCCGCTCCTCGGCGAACGCCGCGAGACTGCTGGGCTCGAACGACTGGACCACGCATTCGTCGGCGTCCAGCCGGTAGCGCCGCACGATCCGCGCGAGCGCGGGCTCCAGGGGCAGGCCGATGGAGCGGAAGTACGTGGGGTGCTTGGTCTCCGGGAAGACGGCGATCCGGCGGCGGTGACGCCGGGACAGCTCGCGGGCCAGCTTCACGACCTCCTCGAAGGTCATCACCGGCTCACGGCCGTCGAAGACGGTGTTGCGGTTACGGATCAGCGGCAGCCGCTCGACCGCCCGCAGGGTCTTCAGCTCGGCCAGCGTGAAGTCCTCGGTGAACCAGCCCGTCACGGGCCGCCCGTCGACGGTTTTAGTCGTACGCCGGTCGGCGAACTCCGGGTGCTTGGCGACGTCCGTCGTCCCCGAGATCTCGTTCTCGTGCCGCACGACCAGGACATGGTCCTTGGTGGGCACCAGATCGGGCTCGATCCAGTCGGCGCCGGTCTGCACGGCGTAGGTGTAGGCCGCCGCCGTGTGCTCGGGCCGCCAGCCGGCGGCGCCCCGGTGACCGATGACCACGGGCCGGCCGGTGCCCGCCGGTCGCGCCGGGGCGGCGGCGGCCGTGGCCGTTGCCGTGACGGGCAGCGCGGTCGCCGCGGTGGCGGCGCCGGCCGCGAGCAGTATCGAACGGCGTCTGGGCTGTGTGGACATACGGGTCTCCCTCGTAAGGCTCGGTGAACGGCGGTCAGTTGACGTGATCCAGGGTTCGGCGGCAGCACGATAGGCAGGCGACCGCCCCGAGTTGACGCGATGCACCCCGGATTCACCGCCTGTGCGGCGACTGTCCACCACCGATTCACCCCGACTGCCGCCGACCCGGGAGGCCGGGAGCAGGGGCCGCCCCCGGCGTCCCAGACCGGCGTGCGGCCCGGGGCCGCGCCCCTGGGCGCGTTCCGCTCCGCCGGGCGCCCGCGTTCGGTGTTCGATCCGGTGGCCGCGCCTGGACGCGTCCTCTGCGTGAGCGGATCGCCGCGTACGACCGAAGGCCCGACCGTCCTGCGGCGGGCGCGGCCCGCTCCCGATCGCCGTGTACGACCCGAGGCTCCCCGTCGTACGCGGAGCGCCGCGCCCGGTCGGTGGTGCGGTGCCGCACGAAGCGTTCCCGGTCCCGGGTCGCCGTCGGCGAGGGGCCGCGTACGGTGCCGTCGCCTGCCCGGTGCGGCCCCGGGCGCGTTCCGCGCGCACGAGTCGCGGCTCGCCCGGTGTACGGCGTGGGCCGCCCCCGGCGTCCGGCGCCGGCGTGCGGCCCCGGGCCGCGCCCCCGGACGCGTCCCCCGCATGAGCCACGGCCTCCCGTCGTACGGCGTGCGCCGTGCCCGAGCCGGTCCCGGTGCCGGACACGCCGCCGCCCACCCCACCCCGCCCCCTACGACCCGTGCCGCGCCCGGGCCGATGACAGGCGGGTGAGGTGGGTCTCGTAGCCCTTCGTGTAGTAGGCCGCGCGGGCCGGGTCCGGGGTCAGCACCGTCGTGGGGGACGTCCACGCCGCGACGTCCAGCGGCACCCCGTGGCGTGCCGCCGACGCGAGGACCGCGCCCCGTGCGCCCACCTCGCCCTCCACGATCCGCAGCGGCCTGCCGAGCACGTCCGCGAACAGGCGCATCCAGGCGGGGCTCCGGGTGCCGCCGCCGCAGACCGCGAGGGTTCCCGTCAGGCCCGCCGCCTCCAGGCAGTGCCGGGCCGCGTAGGCGATGCCCTCGCAGGTGGCCCTGATCAGATCGGCCGCCGTCGACTCCAGTGAGACACCCGTCAGTTCGGCCCGCAGCGCCGGGTCGACGAACGGCGCGCGCTCACCGGACGGCGCGAAGTAGGGGAGCACCCCGACCCCGCCCGCGCCCGGCTCCACCGCGTCGAGCAGCGAGTCCACCTCCGCGAGGTCCGTGCCGGTCAGGGTCAGCACCCAGTCGAGCGCGGCCGTCCCCACCATCGCGGGCATGGCGCGCAGCCAGTGCCCCGGCCGGTCCGTCGAGATGTGCAGCCCGCCCGGCTCACCGTCCAGGTCGAGCGTGTCCGTCGCGACGAGCGAGGCCAGGCAGGTGCCGATGATCAGCAGCCCGTCACCTGGCTCCGTGACCCCCGCGCCCAGCGCGCAGGCCGGCAGGTCGTACGGCCCGTTGGCGATCCGTACCCCCGAGGGCAGCTCGCCGGTCGCGACCGGATCGCTGACCGGGGCCAGCAGCCGCTCCCGGTGCGCGAGGCCCAACTCCGCGAGCACGTCGGACGAATACGCCCGTGTCCTCGGGTCCAGGAACGGCATCGACGCGTCCGAGACATCCGTCGCCCGCACCCCGGTCAGCCGCTGGAAGACCATGTCCTTGCAGTACAGCGCCGTCGTCGCGGCGTCCAGCGCCGCCGGCTCGTGGCGGTCGAGCCAGGCCAGCACGGGCCCCGGGCAGCCCGGGAACATCGCGCTGCCGCTGCGCCGGAACACCGACTCGAAGACGCCGGACGCCAGCCACGCGTCCACGAACTCGTGCGCCCTGCCGTCCATCCAGGAGATCGCGGGCCGCACGGGGCGCCCTTCGGCGTCGACCAGCCAGACCCCGTCGCCCTGGCCCGTGAGCCCCGCCAGCTCCACCGGCTCCGGCAGCGCGGCGGTGAGCGTGCCCAGCGCGTCGACGACCGCGCCGTACAGCTCCTCCATGTCCTGCTCGACATGTCCGCCGTGGATGTCGAGGCGCACCGGGCGGGACTCGACGGCCAGCGCCCGGCCTCCCGCGTCGAAGGCCGCGGCCTTCACCATCGACGTGCCGACATCGATACCGACGTACATCGCGCTCTCCTCAGCTTCCGGGGGTCCTCAAGCGGCGCGCGGCCTCATGTCAGGCAGTGCGCCAGTGGCTCGCCCTTGGCGTAGCGCGCGACCTCGGCGGCGGCGATCCGCGCCGCCTTGCGCGCCACGGCCTTGCTGGCCCCGCCCAGATGCGGGGTCAGCACCACATCGGGGGTGCCGCGCAGCCGGGAGCCGGCCGGCAGCGGCTCCTGCTCGTACGTGTCGAGCGCCGCCGCCGCGAGCTGCCCGCTGTCGAGCGCGTCGCACAGCGCGTCCGTGTCGACGAGCCCGCCGCGCGCCACGTTCACCAGGACCGATCCCCTTGGCAGCAGGGCGAGTTCGCGCGAGCCGATCAGGCCCTTCGTCTCCGGGGTGAGCCGCGCGTGCAGCGTGACGACGCTCGACCGCGACAGCAGCGCCTCCAGCGACGGGGACCGCATGCCGTGCACGTCGCCGCGTACGTACGGGTCGTACACCTCCACCTCGGCGCCGAACGCCGTCAGCACGCGGGCGACCCGGCTGCCGACCGCGCCGTAGCCGATCAGCCCCACCGGGGTGTCCTCCAGCTCCGGTCCGCAGCGCTCGTACGTGTAGTGCGAGGCGTCCCACTTCCCGTCCAGGGCCAGGGAGTTGTGCGCCTCGGGGATCCGCCGCAGAGCCGCCAGCATCATCCCGATCGTGAACTCGGCCGTGGCCGCCGCGTTGCGTCCCGGCGCGAAGCACACCTTGACGCCGCGCGCGCGGGCGGCGTCGACGTTGACGTTGACCGGGCCGCCCCGGCACACGGCGATCATCCGCAGCGCGGGAGAGGCGGCCAGCACCCGCTCGGTGAAGGGGCCCATCTGCGTCACACAGACCTCGACCCCGTCCAGCGCCTCGATCAGCGCGTCCTCGGAGTCGTTGGCCTCGTCGACCTCGGCGACCTTGCCGAAGGGCGTGAGCGGCCAGGGGAGGGTGAGTTCGGTGATCTCGGCCGGGCCGGCGACGACGCGCCGCAGGGCCTCGGTGATCAGGGAGTTGAGGACGAAATGATCACCAGCTGCGAGGATTCTCATGTCAGGGTCAGAGCCTCTCCGGTCTCGGCGTCGAAGACATGCGTGTGCCGTGGGTCGGCGGTGACGCGTACGGTGTCGCCCCGGTCCAGGCGTGTCTCCGGGCCGGTCTCCACGACAAGGGGTTCGGCGACGCCGTCGAGCGTGAGCGTGGCGATTCCGGACTCCAGGAGCGGCTCATGGGCGCTGACCGTAGCCCGTACGGCGCCGCCCGGGTCCTCGCTCCACCCGGTGTCCCCCGTCCCGGGCCCCGACTCACCCTCCCGGGTCAGCCGCAGGTCCTCCGGACGGATGCCGAGCACCACCTCCCGGCCGACGGGCGGACCGGCCGGGCACGGGAACCGCGCCGACGCGTGGTCACCAGCACCGAGCCGTACCCACCCGTCGGCCGCCACGACGCCCGGCAGCAGGTTGATCGCGGGCTCCCCCACGAAGTCGGCGACGAACACACTCGCCGGGGCGTCGTAGATCTCGTACGGCGTGCCGAGTTGCTGGATCACGCCGTCCTTCATGACGGCGATCCGGTCCGCCAGCGACAGCGCCTCTTCCTGGTCGTGCGTGACGAGGATCGTCGTATGACCCAAGTCCCGCTGGATCCGCTTGAGTTCGCGACGGGTCGTGTCGCGCTGCGCGGCGTCCAGATGGGACAGCGGCTCGTCCAGGAGGAGGACGTCCGGCTCCCGGATCAGCGCCCTCGCCAGTGCCACGCGCTGCTTCTGGCCGCTGGACAGACCGGCGGGCCGGGCGGCGAGGAGGTCGGTGATGCCGATCCGCTCCGCCATGTCGGCGACCCGCCTGCTCCGTTCCCGCACCCCGTGCAGGCCGCGCGCCGCGAGCCCGAAGCCGAGATTCTCCGCGACGGTCAGAGGCGGGTAGAGCGCGTAGTTCTCGAAGGCGACACCGATGTTGCGCTCGCGTGCCGGCAGTCCGACGACCGAGTCGCCGCCGACCAGGATGTCGCCGCCGGTGACCTCTTCCAGACCGGCGATCATCCGCAGCGTGGTGGACTTGCCGCAGCCGGACGGACCGAGGAGACCGAGCAGTTCGCCGGAGCGCAGGTCGATGTCGATGCCCCGTACGGCGTCCACGGGGGGACGGCCGCGCGACACATACGTTTTGCGCAGCTCACGCAGGGTCAGTTCGGTCACCGCCCACCTCACAGACTTGATAGGGGACCTTGTGCTCGTCCAGGTCGCGCAGCGCCTCCGCGGAGGCACCGGCGTCCACGAGCACCAGGTCGAACGCGGAGAGCGGGGCCAGCCGGTGCAGTGCGACCCGGCCGAGCTTGGCGTGGTCGAGCAGCAGGACGTTGCGGGCCGCCGAATCGAGCATCGCCCGCTTCACGGACACGATGTGCTGCTCCTGGTGGTAGGCGAAGCCCCCGGACACCGCGGAGGTGGAGGTGAAACAGACGTCGACCTGGAGCGACTGCACGGCCTCGACGCAACTGACCCCGAGGAACGAGGAGTGCAGGGGGTCGTAGTCGCCGCCGAGCGCCATCAGATGGATGCCGCGCTCCCCGGACAGCAGGTTGATCGCCTCCAGGAAGTTGGTGACGACGGTCAGCGGGGTGATGGAGCCGAGCCGGCGCGCGATCTCCAGGGTGGAGGTCGAGTCGTCCAGCATCACCGCCATGCCGGGCTCGATCAGGCTCAGCGCGTGCCGGGCGACCGCGGCCTTCTCCTCGTGCATCGCCTTGAGCCGGAAGGCGACGTTCGACTCGAACACACCGGACGGCTGCGCCGTCACCCCGCCCCTGAACTTCCTTACGATGCCCTGGCGTTCGAGCTCGTCCAGGTCCCGGTGGATGGTCATCAGACTGACGTCGAACCGCTCGGCCAGCTCGGCGGCGGTGCCCTCGCCCTGCGCGAGGACGTACTCGGCTATCGCCGCCTGGCGCGGGGCGGGCCCGCGCTGCTGCTGGGTGCTCATCTCGTGATCCTTCGTCCTGGACGCTCCGGCCGGTCGGCCTCGAACAGGAGCAGGTTCTCAAGATCCGCGCGGAGCCGTACAGGATCGTCCGTGCGCAGACCGGCCGCGGCGGCGCGCGGGGCGACGAGCGAGAGCTGCCGGGAGCCCAGCCGGACGGTGACCTCGGTGGCGCGGCCGAGGACCTCGGTGACGTAGACGGTGCCGGTCAGCTCCACCCAGCCGCTCCCGCCCGTCCCGCCGTCCCCGGCCGCCCCGTCCCCGCCGTCCCCGGCCGCCCCGCCCCCGGCCTCACCCAGGGTGACGTCCCTCGGCCGTACGCCCAGCTGCACCGCCGTGCCCGGCGGCGCCGGTACGTCCAGCGGCACCTCGAAGCCGCCCTCCGCCGACCCGAAGTGCCCGTCCGCGGTGACCGTCCCAGGCAGCAGGTTGATCAGCGGGCGCCCGAAGGCGCGGGCGACGAACGTGTCGTACGGCCGGTGCCAGATCTCCTCCCGGGTCCCGGTCTGGACGATCCGCCCGTCCCTGATCACCCCGATCCGGTCGCCGAGCGCCAGCGCCTCCACCGAGTCGTGTGTGACATACAGCGTGGTCGTGTGCCGGACATCCCCGATGGCCTTCAGCTCCGCACGCATCGCCTGGCGGAGCTTGGCGTCGAGATGAGAGAGCGGCTCGTCGAGGAGGAACGCGCGGGCGGGCCGTACGAG
This window of the Streptomyces niveus genome carries:
- a CDS encoding 2-hydroxyacid dehydrogenase, whose translation is MRILAAGDHFVLNSLITEALRRVVAGPAEITELTLPWPLTPFGKVAEVDEANDSEDALIEALDGVEVCVTQMGPFTERVLAASPALRMIAVCRGGPVNVNVDAARARGVKVCFAPGRNAAATAEFTIGMMLAALRRIPEAHNSLALDGKWDASHYTYERCGPELEDTPVGLIGYGAVGSRVARVLTAFGAEVEVYDPYVRGDVHGMRSPSLEALLSRSSVVTLHARLTPETKGLIGSRELALLPRGSVLVNVARGGLVDTDALCDALDSGQLAAAALDTYEQEPLPAGSRLRGTPDVVLTPHLGGASKAVARKAARIAAAEVARYAKGEPLAHCLT
- a CDS encoding ABC transporter ATP-binding protein, which translates into the protein MTELTLRELRKTYVSRGRPPVDAVRGIDIDLRSGELLGLLGPSGCGKSTTLRMIAGLEEVTGGDILVGGDSVVGLPARERNIGVAFENYALYPPLTVAENLGFGLAARGLHGVRERSRRVADMAERIGITDLLAARPAGLSSGQKQRVALARALIREPDVLLLDEPLSHLDAAQRDTTRRELKRIQRDLGHTTILVTHDQEEALSLADRIAVMKDGVIQQLGTPYEIYDAPASVFVADFVGEPAINLLPGVVAADGWVRLGAGDHASARFPCPAGPPVGREVVLGIRPEDLRLTREGESGPGTGDTGWSEDPGGAVRATVSAHEPLLESGIATLTLDGVAEPLVVETGPETRLDRGDTVRVTADPRHTHVFDAETGEALTLT
- a CDS encoding FGGY-family carbohydrate kinase; amino-acid sequence: MYVGIDVGTSMVKAAAFDAGGRALAVESRPVRLDIHGGHVEQDMEELYGAVVDALGTLTAALPEPVELAGLTGQGDGVWLVDAEGRPVRPAISWMDGRAHEFVDAWLASGVFESVFRRSGSAMFPGCPGPVLAWLDRHEPAALDAATTALYCKDMVFQRLTGVRATDVSDASMPFLDPRTRAYSSDVLAELGLAHRERLLAPVSDPVATGELPSGVRIANGPYDLPACALGAGVTEPGDGLLIIGTCLASLVATDTLDLDGEPGGLHISTDRPGHWLRAMPAMVGTAALDWVLTLTGTDLAEVDSLLDAVEPGAGGVGVLPYFAPSGERAPFVDPALRAELTGVSLESTAADLIRATCEGIAYAARHCLEAAGLTGTLAVCGGGTRSPAWMRLFADVLGRPLRIVEGEVGARGAVLASAARHGVPLDVAAWTSPTTVLTPDPARAAYYTKGYETHLTRLSSARARHGS
- a CDS encoding DeoR/GlpR family DNA-binding transcription regulator, which codes for MSTQQQRGPAPRQAAIAEYVLAQGEGTAAELAERFDVSLMTIHRDLDELERQGIVRKFRGGVTAQPSGVFESNVAFRLKAMHEEKAAVARHALSLIEPGMAVMLDDSTSTLEIARRLGSITPLTVVTNFLEAINLLSGERGIHLMALGGDYDPLHSSFLGVSCVEAVQSLQVDVCFTSTSAVSGGFAYHQEQHIVSVKRAMLDSAARNVLLLDHAKLGRVALHRLAPLSAFDLVLVDAGASAEALRDLDEHKVPYQVCEVGGDRTDPA
- a CDS encoding DsbA family protein, with product MSETSARTPVDFWFDPICPWAWMTSRWMLEVEKVRNVEVNWHVMSLAVLNEDKLDELPERYREGMKAAWAPVRVVIAAQQLHGDEVVGKLYTALGTRIHNGGEGNERGTIVAALADVGLPADLIDYADKDTYDSELRASHKEGIDKVGQEVGTPVIAVPGSDGEQIAFFGPVVTPAPKGEEAAQLWDGTLMVASIPGFYEIKRTRTQGPIFD
- a CDS encoding superoxide dismutase — encoded protein: MAIYTLPELPYDYAALEPVINPQIIELHHDKHHAAYVKGANDTLEQLDEARDKESWGAINGLQKSLAFHLSGHILHSIYWHNMTGDNGGGEPLAADGVGDLADAITASFGSFAGFKAQLTKAAATTQGSGWGVLAYEPVSGRLIVEQVYDHQGNVGQGSVPVLVFDAWEHAFYLQYKNQKVDFIEAMWRVVNWQDVARRYAAAKERDDVLLLAP
- a CDS encoding glycerophosphodiester phosphodiesterase family protein, with translation MSTQPRRRSILLAAGAATAATALPVTATATAAAAPARPAGTGRPVVIGHRGAAGWRPEHTAAAYTYAVQTGADWIEPDLVPTKDHVLVVRHENEISGTTDVAKHPEFADRRTTKTVDGRPVTGWFTEDFTLAELKTLRAVERLPLIRNRNTVFDGREPVMTFEEVVKLARELSRRHRRRIAVFPETKHPTYFRSIGLPLEPALARIVRRYRLDADECVVQSFEPSSLAAFAEERLRLPLWQALGTTGAPYDHVAAGDPTTYKDMMTPEGLRRIARYADWIGPDKSSVVEPFTLLADAHRAGLKVGAYTFRAENQYLPAAFRRGTDPNAFGDAFAEYALHFGRGVDAVVTDYPDIAAMARDGAEA
- a CDS encoding ABC transporter ATP-binding protein; its protein translation is MIPAGSGTTSIGLRGVHKSYGRNLALDGIELDVAEGEFFCLLGPSGAGKTTTLKTVAGLEEPDSGAVELGGRDMTGVEPYDRGVAVCFESYALYPHRSAYDNLVSPLRSPKYRLPAAEARTRIHEIAELLGIEQLLERPVGALSNGQRQRVALGRVLVRPARAFLLDEPLSHLDAKLRQAMRAELKAIGDVRHTTTLYVTHDSVEALALGDRIGVIRDGRIVQTGTREEIWHRPYDTFVARAFGRPLINLLPGTVTADGHFGSAEGGFEVPLDVPAPPGTAVQLGVRPRDVTLGEAGGGAAGDGGDGAAGDGGTGGSGWVELTGTVYVTEVLGRATEVTVRLGSRQLSLVAPRAAAAGLRTDDPVRLRADLENLLLFEADRPERPGRRITR